One segment of Arenicella xantha DNA contains the following:
- a CDS encoding GspMb/PilO family protein, whose translation MISRSQLSQSVLAYLLLAAALWLLWSVAVRPVLSSFESHRQHTNSLRAALDEQRNQQQSNAGMSQLLESGLRDKFARGDLSSSAIGSLVGHHLQESVKALFVNHDASISSLRPSIDEHDDAVSRARLEINFRIKSEQLDSLLPMLDTLRPKLQFELLSLRRHDLRAANTPSFELDGTAVVFVAYISESLRARAVSAGVRPVVFDIVSPQEIDSQSKSRPGSRTQVVGLFDADYRQQLENPSAGHYRLSAISMSSNSQTAIIADTRTGQSYRVTIGDFIQAWTVTEIQANSVVLTSGEATATLSLLADN comes from the coding sequence ATGATTAGTCGTAGTCAATTGAGCCAGTCGGTGCTGGCCTACCTGTTACTAGCCGCAGCGTTATGGCTGTTGTGGTCGGTTGCTGTCAGGCCGGTATTAAGCAGCTTTGAGTCGCATAGACAGCACACAAATTCGTTGCGAGCGGCGTTGGACGAGCAACGTAATCAGCAGCAGTCTAACGCAGGGATGTCCCAGCTATTGGAGTCAGGGCTACGCGATAAATTTGCCCGCGGCGACCTTAGTTCTAGCGCAATAGGTAGTTTGGTTGGTCACCATCTTCAAGAGTCTGTTAAGGCTCTATTTGTGAATCACGATGCCAGTATTTCAAGCCTCAGGCCATCAATTGACGAGCACGATGATGCTGTGTCGAGGGCGCGTCTCGAAATAAATTTTCGAATCAAAAGCGAACAATTAGATAGTCTGTTACCAATGCTTGATACATTAAGACCAAAACTTCAGTTCGAGTTGTTGTCACTGCGTCGGCATGACTTACGTGCGGCCAATACGCCAAGTTTTGAGCTTGATGGCACGGCGGTGGTGTTCGTGGCATACATTAGTGAGTCGTTGCGTGCGCGGGCTGTTAGTGCTGGAGTTAGGCCGGTGGTATTTGATATTGTTTCGCCGCAAGAAATTGACTCACAAAGTAAATCTCGACCTGGTTCAAGAACGCAGGTAGTGGGCCTATTTGATGCTGATTATAGACAGCAGTTGGAAAATCCCAGCGCAGGTCACTATCGACTTAGCGCAATATCGATGTCCAGCAACTCACAAACAGCGATTATTGCGGATACCCGAACTGGGCAAAGCTACCGAGTCACAATCGGTGATTTCATACAAGCATGGACAGTCACTGAAATCCAAGCTAATAGCGTTGTGCTAACGTCAGGCGAAGCAACCGCGACGCTTTCTCTGTTGGCTGACAACTAG
- a CDS encoding multiheme c-type cytochrome: protein MLQQLSIRSHAVLACLIASCVLISSDSLAQINNAESEHSTAHLGVASCSASTCHGSTVPYTESNVLQNEFRTWYELDPHARAYQTLLTDESAKIARKLGLESASTADTCLTCHADNVAPAQRGADFRLQDGVGCEACHGGAENYLKSHTLQAHIDNLSAGLRKTEDPLTRGKLCVSCHVGGQQTRQITHQIMGAGHPRLSFELNTFSSIQPAHYMVDEDYRQRKGEVSAISTWAMGQVVAAEQLLLNVANKPRAGLFPELSHMDCLGCHQSMSKITWMPDSVTQLPSGTLRYQDAHLLSSYRIASVVAPEMAPTLLKSIRKFLTEAATQENPNTLVQPLTEQLSELQLKLAASTISAQQTYQLIAALVDYGIESGHHSYASAEQLAMGLNSLFNALSQSNFDAQTKQRLIPIINELFTSAADPERYNAAAFMRNLRRIKPAMSEL, encoded by the coding sequence ATGCTTCAGCAACTTTCGATTCGTTCTCACGCTGTACTCGCTTGCTTAATCGCAAGCTGCGTACTGATTAGTTCAGACTCACTAGCGCAAATTAATAATGCGGAGAGCGAACACTCCACCGCTCACCTTGGAGTCGCGAGTTGCTCAGCCAGCACCTGTCACGGCAGTACCGTACCGTATACCGAATCTAATGTACTGCAAAATGAATTCCGCACTTGGTATGAACTCGACCCGCATGCCCGAGCCTACCAAACCTTGTTGACCGACGAGTCGGCCAAGATCGCCCGCAAGCTCGGCCTCGAGTCCGCTAGCACAGCTGACACGTGCTTAACTTGCCACGCCGATAACGTCGCACCAGCGCAACGTGGCGCTGACTTTCGTCTACAGGACGGCGTTGGCTGCGAAGCCTGTCATGGCGGCGCAGAAAACTACTTAAAATCTCACACCTTACAAGCGCACATAGATAATTTGAGTGCCGGCTTGAGAAAAACTGAAGACCCTCTAACCCGCGGCAAGCTATGCGTTAGCTGCCATGTTGGCGGTCAACAAACACGCCAAATCACACATCAAATCATGGGCGCAGGACATCCTCGCCTCAGTTTTGAACTCAATACCTTCAGTAGCATTCAACCCGCCCATTACATGGTTGACGAAGACTATCGACAACGCAAAGGTGAGGTCAGCGCAATCTCGACTTGGGCGATGGGACAAGTGGTTGCAGCTGAACAGCTACTGCTAAACGTAGCAAACAAACCTCGCGCAGGACTGTTTCCAGAACTCTCGCATATGGACTGTCTAGGCTGCCATCAGTCAATGAGTAAGATCACATGGATGCCAGACTCAGTAACGCAATTACCAAGCGGCACGCTGCGCTACCAAGATGCGCATTTATTAAGTAGCTACCGAATTGCATCCGTGGTGGCACCGGAAATGGCGCCAACTCTACTCAAATCTATTCGCAAATTTTTAACTGAAGCGGCCACTCAAGAGAATCCCAATACCTTAGTACAGCCACTCACTGAACAACTATCTGAGCTGCAGCTCAAACTCGCCGCATCGACAATTTCGGCTCAGCAGACTTACCAACTCATTGCAGCGCTAGTTGACTACGGCATCGAATCAGGGCACCACTCTTATGCTTCAGCCGAGCAGCTGGCTATGGGATTAAACTCATTGTTTAATGCGTTGTCTCAATCAAATTTTGACGCACAAACTAAGCAGCGTTTAATTCCCATAATTAATGAATTATTTACCTCGGCGGCGGATCCTGAACGTTACAACGCGGCCGCATTTATGCGCAATTTAAGACGTATTAAACCAGCAATGAGTGAACTCTAG
- a CDS encoding GspE/PulE family protein — protein sequence MNHSLYRAALERFTDAGYLSKSLLRDAVEDASQPSLLSLLRHGSIPETVFAQTMCELFDVPLLTAHQLPVQAIAELDALGSFLHQQEVLPIDQSTAGLRLAMVDPSDEFTLKVMRSKCQCAVIPVVAARSDILAGLSRLYRQQVDQVEADSSAQAMPNSAITDIDNESAVVRAVHSLLQRAIAAKASDIHFEPYQQALRVRFRVSGVLQSAGSIDQSRIAPTMARIKLMSGLDVTQRRQPQDGRFKFPADGQLIDMRVSTMPLHDGESAVIRLLDPTLGHASLSELGYRQSVIDCLHAAMRQRQGLIVITGPTGSGKSTTLYALLNRLNLDQLKVISIEDPVEIAMPGINQIQVDTEHGVSFAKSLRSVLRQDPDVIMVGEIRDAETAKLAAQAALTGHLVLTTLHTNSAIETLARLRDFGVPDYLISATLKTVVAQRLVRLSCRFCQTLARGADCEHCQSTGYLGRTAIAEVLPSLVGVDWVNSKASNKQLLKSIRLDNMSLADDAARLLASGCIDELERLRVVGDEALSNLEVNVSDAVEHS from the coding sequence ATGAACCATTCCTTGTATCGTGCCGCGCTTGAGCGCTTCACCGACGCCGGCTATTTATCAAAGTCTTTACTGCGTGATGCGGTTGAGGACGCCTCGCAACCATCGTTGCTGTCCTTGCTGCGGCACGGGAGTATTCCTGAAACAGTGTTTGCACAAACAATGTGCGAACTGTTCGACGTGCCGCTACTGACCGCACACCAGTTGCCAGTTCAAGCGATTGCTGAGCTGGATGCTCTGGGTTCATTTTTGCATCAACAAGAAGTGTTACCGATAGATCAATCAACGGCAGGTTTACGGCTTGCGATGGTTGATCCGTCTGACGAATTTACCCTAAAAGTGATGCGCTCTAAATGCCAATGTGCAGTGATTCCGGTGGTCGCCGCGCGAAGCGATATTTTGGCCGGACTGAGTCGACTTTATCGTCAGCAAGTGGATCAAGTTGAAGCCGACTCGTCTGCTCAAGCTATGCCGAATAGCGCAATCACTGACATCGACAATGAGTCGGCGGTGGTGCGAGCCGTGCACAGTCTATTGCAGCGTGCCATTGCTGCCAAAGCATCAGATATCCATTTCGAGCCTTACCAGCAAGCGTTGCGGGTCCGCTTTAGGGTATCGGGCGTATTGCAAAGCGCAGGTTCCATTGACCAAAGCCGTATTGCTCCAACCATGGCGCGAATTAAATTGATGTCGGGTTTAGATGTGACTCAGCGCCGGCAGCCGCAAGATGGGCGCTTTAAGTTTCCAGCCGACGGGCAGCTGATCGATATGCGGGTTTCCACAATGCCATTGCATGATGGTGAGAGTGCGGTGATTCGCTTACTGGATCCCACGCTCGGGCATGCTTCTCTTAGCGAATTAGGTTATCGCCAATCGGTGATTGACTGTTTGCACGCCGCCATGCGGCAACGGCAGGGCTTGATTGTAATTACCGGTCCAACCGGTTCGGGTAAGTCGACCACGCTGTATGCCTTACTCAATCGGCTCAATTTGGATCAGTTAAAAGTAATAAGTATTGAAGACCCGGTGGAAATAGCCATGCCAGGAATCAATCAAATTCAAGTTGATACGGAGCACGGTGTTAGTTTTGCCAAATCATTGCGGTCGGTGTTGCGACAAGATCCCGATGTTATTATGGTTGGTGAAATTCGCGATGCGGAGACTGCAAAACTAGCAGCTCAAGCGGCACTGACTGGACATTTGGTATTGACGACTTTACATACCAATAGTGCAATTGAAACACTGGCAAGATTGCGTGATTTCGGTGTGCCAGACTACTTGATTAGCGCGACGCTTAAAACTGTGGTGGCACAACGTTTAGTTCGATTAAGCTGTCGCTTTTGTCAAACACTAGCCAGGGGCGCCGATTGTGAGCATTGTCAGTCCACCGGCTATCTTGGCCGCACTGCCATTGCCGAGGTATTGCCATCGCTCGTCGGTGTTGATTGGGTTAACAGTAAGGCCAGTAATAAGCAGTTACTTAAGTCGATCCGCTTAGACAATATGAGTTTGGCCGATGATGCGGCGCGCTTGCTCGCGTCGGGTTGTATTGATGAGCTCGAGCGGCTTCGGGTAGTCGGTGATGAGGCTTTGAGTAATCTTGAGGTTAACGTCAGCGACGCTGTAGAGCATTCATGA
- a CDS encoding NAD(P)-binding domain-containing protein — protein sequence MELFDIAVVGSGPGGMSAAAHAAELGVSHVLLEGSPKHSNTIQKYQKGKHVMDTPARLPLRSPLKFTADTRENILDEWYQGLSATNTNIRYNSEVSGIEGSQGNFVITTTSGDKIGAKSIILGIGVQGNPRKLPCPGADFEHVQYQLDDPAEYNDERIAVVGAGDAAIENAIGLADRNHVTIINRKDEFARAKQGNLDAIMGAISDGKIDCQYESNPGRIELNPDDESRYLFVLNTPTGEVAIPVDRVIARLGAIPPRKLVESFGIEFPNDNPASLPELSAKYESNVNGIYVIGALGGYPLIKQAMNQGYEVVEYILGNDIEPADHPLLVEAFKGLPYDKSVAELLVYLQQSSPIYRDINPLTFREFILDSKVQYRAPGDELCVSGEFTDTFFVVIDGNAFVSLPGVGEFHFNRGGFFGEQSLISGRRRTATVYAGEGCVVVETPRRTMVKLLSSVDEVKRVLDEAFILRALHSKFTPNTPHSELTTVVQDSGLKMFDAGEDIYTQGTSGDEVHLIRVGSVTSIKQAEEHEVITSYLPVGHYFGEAGALGDGIRTDTVRANVRTETICLSKNSFLSLLEKDSGMRQQVQAHVRERLTVEAKMEAEPRGGELMSFFMREGLGEGTDVLLIDESLCVGCDNCEKACAETHDGNSRLDREAGASFASIHVPISCRHCEHPHCMKDCPPDAIHRASDGEVFIDQEACIGCGNCVRNCPYEVISLETEPAEKPGLLHWLLTGKGPGPGGKQKDPSQDIKKAVKCDACKDRAAGPACVSSCPTGAAMRLNPKQFVDLVSSRVER from the coding sequence GTGGAATTGTTTGATATCGCAGTAGTGGGTTCTGGTCCAGGTGGAATGAGTGCTGCTGCACATGCCGCTGAGCTAGGGGTATCGCACGTTTTACTCGAAGGATCGCCCAAGCATTCGAACACCATACAAAAATACCAGAAGGGCAAGCACGTAATGGATACGCCTGCGCGCTTACCATTACGGAGTCCGCTAAAATTCACCGCTGACACGCGTGAGAATATTTTAGATGAGTGGTATCAAGGGCTTTCGGCAACCAACACCAATATACGATATAACAGTGAAGTCTCCGGCATAGAAGGCAGCCAGGGGAACTTTGTAATCACCACTACGTCTGGCGATAAAATTGGCGCTAAGTCAATAATTCTCGGTATCGGTGTGCAGGGTAATCCACGCAAGCTGCCATGCCCAGGAGCCGATTTTGAACACGTCCAATATCAGCTGGATGATCCGGCAGAATACAATGATGAGCGTATTGCCGTAGTTGGTGCTGGTGATGCGGCAATTGAAAATGCCATTGGTCTTGCTGATCGAAATCACGTGACCATCATTAACCGAAAAGACGAATTTGCGCGTGCCAAGCAAGGCAACTTGGACGCCATTATGGGCGCTATTAGCGACGGAAAAATCGACTGTCAGTATGAGTCTAATCCTGGTCGCATCGAGCTAAACCCCGACGACGAGAGTCGTTACTTGTTTGTTCTGAATACCCCGACCGGTGAAGTTGCCATTCCTGTTGATCGCGTGATTGCTCGTTTAGGTGCAATTCCTCCGCGTAAATTGGTGGAATCATTTGGTATTGAGTTCCCAAATGACAATCCTGCATCGCTGCCTGAACTAAGCGCTAAGTATGAGTCGAATGTGAACGGGATCTACGTGATCGGCGCATTGGGCGGATATCCGCTGATCAAGCAAGCGATGAACCAAGGCTATGAGGTTGTCGAATACATACTAGGCAACGATATTGAGCCGGCTGATCATCCATTATTAGTTGAAGCGTTTAAGGGGCTTCCGTACGACAAATCGGTTGCGGAACTCTTGGTGTACCTGCAGCAATCATCACCAATTTATCGTGACATTAACCCTCTGACTTTTCGTGAATTCATTCTCGACAGTAAAGTGCAGTATCGAGCGCCGGGCGATGAACTCTGTGTAAGTGGTGAATTCACCGACACCTTTTTCGTGGTGATTGATGGCAATGCATTTGTGAGTTTGCCCGGGGTTGGAGAATTTCATTTCAATCGCGGTGGCTTTTTTGGCGAACAGAGTTTGATATCCGGGCGACGACGTACCGCGACGGTTTACGCTGGCGAAGGCTGTGTGGTGGTTGAAACACCTCGACGTACCATGGTTAAGTTGTTGAGTTCGGTTGATGAAGTGAAGCGTGTACTGGATGAGGCGTTTATCCTCAGAGCATTGCATTCAAAGTTTACCCCCAACACACCACACTCCGAACTGACCACTGTGGTGCAAGACAGTGGACTGAAAATGTTTGATGCGGGCGAAGATATCTATACCCAAGGCACCTCTGGTGATGAAGTGCATTTGATTCGGGTTGGATCTGTTACCTCAATAAAACAAGCCGAGGAACATGAAGTCATTACCTCGTATTTGCCCGTTGGTCACTACTTTGGTGAGGCGGGCGCGCTGGGCGACGGGATTCGCACCGACACCGTACGAGCCAATGTGCGAACTGAGACAATTTGCTTAAGTAAGAACAGCTTTTTGTCACTGTTAGAAAAAGATTCAGGCATGCGTCAGCAGGTGCAAGCGCACGTCCGCGAGCGGCTAACGGTTGAAGCTAAAATGGAGGCCGAACCACGTGGTGGTGAGTTAATGTCGTTCTTTATGCGTGAAGGCTTGGGCGAGGGCACCGATGTGCTGCTTATTGACGAGTCTTTGTGTGTCGGTTGCGACAACTGCGAGAAAGCATGTGCTGAAACTCATGATGGAAACTCTCGCTTAGACCGGGAGGCCGGCGCGTCGTTCGCTAGTATTCATGTGCCAATTTCGTGCCGCCATTGTGAGCATCCGCATTGTATGAAGGACTGCCCTCCAGATGCCATTCACCGTGCTTCCGATGGTGAGGTCTTTATTGACCAAGAAGCGTGCATCGGATGCGGCAACTGTGTGCGCAACTGCCCATACGAAGTGATTTCCTTGGAAACTGAACCCGCCGAAAAGCCGGGTTTGTTGCATTGGCTTTTAACTGGCAAAGGACCTGGTCCTGGTGGCAAGCAGAAAGATCCATCGCAAGATATCAAAAAGGCCGTTAAGTGTGATGCCTGTAAAGATCGCGCTGCGGGTCCGGCATGCGTCAGCTCTTGTCCTACCGGAGCGGCGATGCGTTTGAATCCCAAGCAATTTGTCGATTTGGTTAGCAGTCGCGTTGAACGCTAG
- a CDS encoding type II secretion system F family protein, whose amino-acid sequence MNTQQWVIDFLSDLGLLLESGAELDAALVTLSSSTANDEQQNLLGELIAGVRAGGLFNQQLGRFPSHFDGVVCGMVAAGEAAGDLPTALELVTEQLSRAQELRSKIINALIYPAILCGVLLVSLLLILLLILPQLAAVVDSFGGSQSALVNGLVGFGVFADHWGMWFLALTGFAGALLWLFRHDIADRIPSAWPSPLRPLRTKLELARLTGTLSSLLGAGLSQTAALDIACRGLPQGARKESLRLVIERVQQGERLSDAVQAMGDVGDLIAHGIRAGEQSGRLADTLARLSKRLEREFTVAAERLAAVAQPVLIIVMGLAIGSVVLIVFSALQSVGQFDL is encoded by the coding sequence ATGAATACACAGCAATGGGTAATTGATTTTTTAAGTGACTTAGGGCTGTTGCTTGAATCTGGCGCCGAGTTAGATGCTGCGCTGGTGACACTATCTAGCTCCACCGCTAATGATGAGCAACAAAACCTTCTTGGAGAATTGATTGCCGGAGTGCGAGCAGGTGGCTTGTTTAATCAGCAACTGGGCCGATTTCCTAGCCACTTTGATGGCGTAGTGTGCGGCATGGTGGCGGCAGGAGAAGCTGCGGGGGATCTTCCGACGGCGCTGGAGTTGGTGACTGAGCAATTAAGCCGTGCGCAAGAACTTAGATCCAAAATTATTAACGCATTGATTTACCCCGCGATTCTCTGTGGTGTGTTGTTGGTCAGTTTGTTACTGATTCTGTTGCTGATTCTGCCGCAGTTGGCTGCCGTGGTTGATTCGTTTGGAGGTTCACAGTCGGCGCTGGTTAATGGTTTGGTGGGTTTTGGTGTATTTGCTGATCATTGGGGGATGTGGTTCTTGGCTTTGACTGGGTTTGCTGGTGCGCTGCTTTGGTTGTTTCGCCATGACATTGCCGATCGAATACCGAGTGCTTGGCCAAGCCCGTTACGTCCGCTGCGAACTAAATTGGAATTAGCACGATTAACCGGAACCTTGTCGAGCCTACTGGGTGCTGGATTATCGCAGACGGCCGCGTTAGATATTGCCTGCCGGGGACTGCCGCAGGGCGCGCGTAAAGAGTCGCTCAGACTTGTGATTGAGCGGGTACAGCAGGGCGAGCGTTTGAGTGATGCCGTGCAGGCCATGGGCGATGTAGGAGATTTAATTGCGCATGGTATTCGGGCTGGCGAACAGAGTGGACGGCTTGCTGACACATTGGCACGTTTATCTAAGCGCTTAGAACGCGAGTTTACCGTTGCGGCCGAACGTTTAGCTGCGGTCGCTCAGCCGGTGCTGATTATCGTGATGGGCTTGGCAATCGGTTCGGTGGTGTTGATTGTGTTCTCCGCCCTACAAAGTGTGGGGCAATTTGACCTATGA
- a CDS encoding prepilin-type N-terminal cleavage/methylation domain-containing protein, whose protein sequence is MISTNNDLGFTMLELLVVIALMGLLLALVPRGMQSWLGPVRTQSAVQSLATALRNCRLKSQELQQSLHWQSGRCHQPSSLASVLQVSEQQSLTFNPDGSSTGGTLLLRDRASSDGVAPQIDQAWLLRVDRITSQVTIDAARSK, encoded by the coding sequence ATGATTTCTACCAACAATGACCTTGGGTTCACCATGCTTGAGTTGCTCGTAGTGATCGCCTTGATGGGATTATTGTTGGCTCTGGTGCCGCGCGGTATGCAATCTTGGTTGGGGCCGGTGCGTACCCAGAGCGCAGTGCAATCGTTGGCGACAGCACTGCGCAACTGTAGGCTCAAGTCGCAGGAGCTACAACAATCGCTACATTGGCAGAGTGGACGGTGTCATCAGCCGAGTTCGCTCGCTTCGGTGTTGCAGGTAAGCGAACAGCAATCACTGACTTTTAATCCAGATGGTAGTAGCACGGGCGGCACCTTATTGCTTCGAGATCGCGCCTCTTCGGACGGTGTCGCTCCACAAATTGATCAAGCATGGTTGTTGCGCGTTGATCGAATTACGTCACAGGTGACGATTGATGCCGCGCGGTCTAAATAA
- a CDS encoding PulJ/GspJ family protein, whose amino-acid sequence MTNRSRRLSIVIGQQTEGRCLPGSFMSARQVGFTLVEFLLVLSLFAMLSLIAYQAIADVVNAKRRIQQEVMQQTERRITHRTLQLAALSGAKIGGNHTALTLNFESRDADWLSGANTVLFRVSNEGMLQVQSDLQDSWSVLMSGLQQAGFRYVMDGVELDAWQGDEPPQQIVFYWRQHGEFERWRFALR is encoded by the coding sequence ATGACCAATAGGTCACGACGACTCTCAATAGTTATTGGGCAGCAAACCGAAGGACGATGTCTGCCTGGTTCGTTCATGAGCGCGCGGCAGGTCGGGTTTACTTTAGTGGAGTTTTTGTTGGTCCTGTCGTTGTTTGCAATGCTGAGTCTGATTGCCTATCAAGCGATTGCCGATGTGGTTAATGCTAAGCGTCGTATTCAACAGGAAGTAATGCAGCAGACTGAGCGCAGAATTACGCATCGTACTTTGCAATTGGCGGCGCTGTCTGGTGCCAAAATAGGGGGGAACCACACAGCACTTACCTTGAACTTTGAGAGCCGAGATGCCGATTGGTTGAGCGGTGCGAATACGGTGTTGTTTAGAGTTTCGAACGAAGGGATGTTGCAAGTGCAATCGGATTTACAGGACTCTTGGTCGGTATTGATGAGCGGCTTACAGCAAGCTGGTTTTCGTTATGTGATGGACGGTGTTGAACTGGATGCTTGGCAAGGTGATGAGCCTCCTCAGCAAATCGTGTTCTATTGGCGTCAGCATGGTGAGTTTGAGCGCTGGAGGTTCGCGTTAAGATGA
- a CDS encoding type IV pilus modification PilV family protein, whose protein sequence is MPRGLNNFCNRGFTLIEVLVALSLTVVAVTGASSIVAKAYKQVAITAQLQRAHHRAASHLASLDAKPLVAGVQHGVYPPADGSFNGDAAGMEWTLVLTPITATDLAPEVKTMTNRVVAMQAELEVVLPDLSRQVHLSTIVFSLQHQALVSDQVHDTLREMQNDQ, encoded by the coding sequence ATGCCGCGCGGTCTAAATAATTTTTGTAATCGCGGGTTCACGCTGATCGAGGTGCTGGTGGCGCTGTCGCTTACTGTGGTAGCGGTAACCGGCGCGTCATCGATTGTTGCGAAAGCCTATAAACAAGTTGCGATTACCGCTCAATTGCAGCGAGCGCATCATCGTGCAGCCAGCCATCTCGCTTCGCTAGATGCTAAACCGCTGGTTGCTGGAGTGCAGCACGGGGTTTATCCGCCTGCCGACGGTTCTTTCAATGGTGATGCCGCAGGTATGGAGTGGACTTTGGTATTGACCCCAATCACTGCCACGGACCTTGCACCAGAGGTCAAAACAATGACTAATCGTGTTGTTGCAATGCAGGCTGAGCTGGAAGTTGTGTTGCCTGATTTATCACGGCAAGTGCACTTAAGCACAATCGTTTTTTCGTTGCAGCATCAGGCTCTTGTCTCCGATCAAGTGCATGATACTTTGCGTGAGATGCAAAATGACCAATAG